In Erythrobacter sp. KY5, the DNA window AATGTCACCGGAGAGTTCGACCAGGCGACCTATCAGGCAGCGCTGCGCCGCCAGGGGATCACCGATGCGATCCTTCGCAAGGACATTGCTGACGGCCTGCTTGCACAGCAGCTCCTTCGCCCCGCATTCGCCGCACCGCAGCTGCCGCGCGCCGCTGCCCGCCAGTATGCGGCGCTGGTGATTGAACGGCGTCAGGGCCAGATCGCACTTGTCCCGAGCAGCGAATATGCACCTGAAGGCGATCCGACTGCGGAACAGCTGAACAATTTCTACAGCGAGAATCGCTCCGACTTCATCCTGCCCGAACGCCGCACGATCCGCTTCGCACGGTTCGGTGCCGACAGCGTGCAAAGCGTTGCGGACCCGACCGATGCGCAGATTGCGGCCCGTTACGAGGCTGACGCCGCGCAATATGCAGCGCAGGAACGCCGCGCGATCAGTACTTTCGTCGTACCGACCGAAGCGGCCGCACAGGCTCTTGTCGAACGTATCCGGGGAGGTCTCAGCCTCGAAGCGGCCGCAAGGCAGGCAGGCTTCAACGTGTCGGCAGGCGAGCTGCGCGACCGCGAGAGCATGGCTGCATCAACCAGCTTTGCACTTGCAGAAGCAGCCTTTGCTGCAGACGAAGGCGATGTAATCGCGCCTCAGCGGTCCCAGCTTGGCTGGTATGTCGCGCGGGTAGACGATGTCGAGAACACCCCTGCCCGCTCACTCGCAGACGTTCGCAGCGATATTGTCGCTCAAATCCGTAGCGAAGCTGTCGCTTCTCAACTGATCGAACTCAGCTCGCAGATCGAAGAGCTCGTCGATACCGGCACCTCGCTGACCGATGCGGCAACGCAGTTTGGTCTTGAAGTCACCGCCGTACCGGGTGTGCTTGCTGATGGACGCCTTTACGGGACACCTGGCCAAAGCCTCAATCAAGCGATCCGTCCCATCCTCGAAACTGCGTTCCAGATGGATGAAGGCGAGCCGCAGCTGGCAGAGCTGGTCGCGGGCGAGCAGTTCCTGATTTTCGACGTCGCGGACATTACGCAAAGCGCAGCGCCGCCGATCGCCGAAGTGCGCGAGGAAGTGACCGCCGCATGGCGTCGCAGCGAAGGCAATCGCGTCGCGCAACAGGCAGCCAACCGCATTCTCGAAGCGGTTCGCGCAGGCACTCCGCTTGCCGAAGCGATGCGGGCAGAAAATCCGGCCCTCAATCAGATCGAACGGATCGACCTTGAGCGCCGCGAATTGCTGTCCAATCCGAACCAGCGTGTGCCCTCTGCCCTGATCCTGATGTTCTCGATGGCGCAAGGGTCGACCAAGATCCTTGAGGAAGAGAACGATCTGGGCTGGTTCCTCGTCGATCTTGACGAAATCGTGGTGCCGGACGTGGCGAACGACAACCCGATCCTCGATCAGACGCAAAACTCGCTCGCTCAGGCTCTGGCCGGAGAGTACAACGCGCAGTTCGCCGCCGCAGTGCGCGAGGAAGTCGGCGTCGAACGTAACGATGAAGCAGTCGAAGCGCTGCGTCGTCAGCTTGCCGGCGAAATCTGAGCAAGGACATTTTCGTAACTGCCGTGACCGCAACTCCCGCATCCTTTCCGATCGGGCTAGAAAACGCTGCCGGGGCCGCGAGTGCTCTTGAACGCGGCGCCCCTGCGCTTGTCTGGCGCAAGGTCGTTGCCGACAGCGACACGCCTGTGGGTGCGGCGCGCCGCCTGATCGTGCCCGGACGCGGAGACTTCCTGCTGGAATCGGTCGAAGGCGGCGAAGTGCGCGGGCGCTATTCGCTGCTCGGCCTTGATCCCGACCTCGTCTTTCGAGCGAGCGCAAGCGAAGCGGCGATCAACCGCACATGGAAGGCGAACCGCGATGCTTTCGAGCCATGCGAAGGCGATGCCCTGAGTGAGCTTCGCGCGCTCGCCGATGCATGCCGCGTCGACGTGCCCGAGGGGGTTCAAAACCCGCTTCCCCCCGCCCTCGCCTGTCTGGTTGGCTATTTCGGGTATGAAACGATCGGCCTTGTCGAAACGCTCCCGCGCGCGCCGCAGAGCGAGCTTGCATTGCCGGACATGCTGTTCGTGCGCCCCACGGTGATCCTTGTCTTTGACAGATTGAGCGACGCGCTTTTCTGCGTGGCACCGATCTGGGAGGCCGATGATCCGCACGCAGCCATCGAAGCGGCGGGAGAACGCATCGACGAAACCCTGCGCGCCCTCGTCCAGCCTCGCCCGGAAGCGCCCCGTATGGCGGCTGACACGCCTGAACCCGAACTCACCCCGGTCATGGCGGGAGAGGATTACAAGGCGCTCGCCCTTCGCGCGAAGGAGTACATTCTTGCAGGCGATATTTTCCAGGTGGTGCTGGCCCAGCGCTTTACGTGCCCGTTCGAATTGCCGCCGCTTGAGCTTTATCGAAGCCTTCGGCGGGTCAATCCTTCGCCCTTTCTCTATTTCCTCGACCTGCCCGGTTTCGCCATCGTCGGCTCAAGCCCGGAAATTCTTGTGCGTGTGCGGGATGGAGAGGTCACGATCCGGCCAATCGCAGGCACCCGCCCACGGGGCGAAACTCCCGCGCTGGACCGCGAGAACGAGCAGAGCCTTCTGGCCGATCCGAAAGAACGCGCCGAACACCTCATGCTGCTCGACCTTGGTCGCAACGATGTTGGCCGGGTGGCAGCACGCGGCAGCGTAGAGGTGACTGACAGCTTCACCATCGAACGCTACAGCCACGTCATGCACATCGTGAGCAATGTCGTCGGCCGCCTTGCAAGCGACAGGGACGCGCTCGATGCGCTGTTTGCAGGCTTTCCGGCGGGCACCGTATCAGGAGCGCCCAAGGTGCGTGCGTGCGAAATCATCGCTGAGCTCGAACCCGAGACCCGCGGAGCCTATGCTGGCGGCGTCGGCTATTTCGCACCGGACGGGTCGGTGGATTCGTGCATCGTTTTGCGCACCGCGGTCGTGAAGGACGGTACCATGCACGTTCAGGCGGGCGCAGGCATCGTTGCCGACAGCGACCCGGACTACGAGCTTGCCGAATGCCGCGCTAAGGCGGGCGCACTCATCGCTGCGGCGAAAGAGGCCGTGCGTGTCGCAAGCGAACCGGGATTTGGACAATGAAGCGCAGCGCAATCATCCTGAGCGCCCTCGCCCTTGCGGCATGCGAGCAGCAACCGGCTGGCGAACCCGTCGTGAGAGCCGAGCTTAGCGATGCGGTAGCGGGCGATGAACTCGCCGCTCTCGAAGAGCTGGTGCCGGATGTTGGCGGAGTGCCCGATCCAAATTCGGCCTGCCTTCCGGTCACGTTTGAAGAGACCTCGCTAACCCACTGCACTGCCGATCCAGCCACCCATCGCATCCGCACTTCACTTGCTCCTGCAAGCGGCGAAGAGTTCGGCACGATCAGCGCCTGGGCCGCCGGCCGCAACGAGAGTGCAATCGCCTTTGTCATGAATGCCGGTATGTATGGCGA includes these proteins:
- a CDS encoding SurA N-terminal domain-containing protein — encoded protein: MISLFRNFFQSKIGLPIFIGFLVLVALAFAASDISGSATFGGLTGDDKVAVVGGEPISSNEMSGAMNNALDRAREQNPTITMPQLVANDGLNRELELLIDRYAIGQFAQKYGLRAGDNLVNSEILQIGAFRNVTGEFDQATYQAALRRQGITDAILRKDIADGLLAQQLLRPAFAAPQLPRAAARQYAALVIERRQGQIALVPSSEYAPEGDPTAEQLNNFYSENRSDFILPERRTIRFARFGADSVQSVADPTDAQIAARYEADAAQYAAQERRAISTFVVPTEAAAQALVERIRGGLSLEAAARQAGFNVSAGELRDRESMAASTSFALAEAAFAADEGDVIAPQRSQLGWYVARVDDVENTPARSLADVRSDIVAQIRSEAVASQLIELSSQIEELVDTGTSLTDAATQFGLEVTAVPGVLADGRLYGTPGQSLNQAIRPILETAFQMDEGEPQLAELVAGEQFLIFDVADITQSAAPPIAEVREEVTAAWRRSEGNRVAQQAANRILEAVRAGTPLAEAMRAENPALNQIERIDLERRELLSNPNQRVPSALILMFSMAQGSTKILEEENDLGWFLVDLDEIVVPDVANDNPILDQTQNSLAQALAGEYNAQFAAAVREEVGVERNDEAVEALRRQLAGEI
- the trpE gene encoding anthranilate synthase component I, which translates into the protein MGLENAAGAASALERGAPALVWRKVVADSDTPVGAARRLIVPGRGDFLLESVEGGEVRGRYSLLGLDPDLVFRASASEAAINRTWKANRDAFEPCEGDALSELRALADACRVDVPEGVQNPLPPALACLVGYFGYETIGLVETLPRAPQSELALPDMLFVRPTVILVFDRLSDALFCVAPIWEADDPHAAIEAAGERIDETLRALVQPRPEAPRMAADTPEPELTPVMAGEDYKALALRAKEYILAGDIFQVVLAQRFTCPFELPPLELYRSLRRVNPSPFLYFLDLPGFAIVGSSPEILVRVRDGEVTIRPIAGTRPRGETPALDRENEQSLLADPKERAEHLMLLDLGRNDVGRVAARGSVEVTDSFTIERYSHVMHIVSNVVGRLASDRDALDALFAGFPAGTVSGAPKVRACEIIAELEPETRGAYAGGVGYFAPDGSVDSCIVLRTAVVKDGTMHVQAGAGIVADSDPDYELAECRAKAGALIAAAKEAVRVASEPGFGQ